The Acidobacteriota bacterium genome includes a window with the following:
- a CDS encoding DUF1016 N-terminal domain-containing protein, with the protein MKNANAPTVMTSPEYRQFIEDLKMRVNFARISVARAVNRDLILLYWDIGREIVEKQQTLGWGDAVVQMVAADLRRAFPEMRGFSLANVWRMRQLHMVYSSEAILAQAVRELAAPVPWGHHVLLLGRIKSPPELLYYLRATARFGWSRNVLLNQIKAGTYERAVTEKKTHNCRAGGSSRTGHSVTKHVYRYQPPTPAKELLAEFWKLEREAEKMLEGLAK; encoded by the coding sequence ATGAAAAACGCAAACGCCCCGACCGTGATGACCTCGCCGGAATACCGGCAGTTCATCGAGGACCTGAAGATGCGGGTGAACTTCGCCCGCATCTCGGTGGCGCGGGCCGTGAACCGCGACCTGATCCTGCTCTACTGGGACATCGGGCGCGAAATCGTGGAGAAACAACAGACGCTGGGCTGGGGCGATGCTGTCGTGCAAATGGTGGCGGCGGACTTGCGACGCGCGTTTCCGGAAATGCGCGGATTCTCTCTGGCAAACGTCTGGCGGATGCGCCAACTCCACATGGTGTATTCCAGTGAGGCAATTCTCGCACAAGCTGTGCGAGAATTGGCGGCGCCTGTCCCTTGGGGACATCACGTCCTTCTTCTCGGCAGGATTAAATCCCCGCCAGAGTTGCTCTACTACCTCCGCGCCACTGCCCGGTTCGGCTGGTCCCGCAACGTCCTGCTCAACCAGATCAAGGCCGGTACGTATGAACGGGCGGTGACGGAGAAGAAGACGCACAATTGTCGTGCGGGCGGTTCTTCCCGAACGGGGCACTCCGTGACCAAGCATGTCTACCGCTACCAGCCGCCCACGCCCGCGAAAGAGTTGCTCGCGGAGTTTTGGAAGCTGGAGAGGGAGGCGGAGAAGATGCTGGAGGGGTTGGCGAAATGA
- a CDS encoding restriction endonuclease subunit S encodes MSGVPTGWASDRLKDVAAINAVALSAGTDPDYEFDYLEISNVDYHGIVDPNAIERLRFEDAPSRARRGVAAGSTVISSVRPNLQAVAFFPDAPPHFVCSTGFNVVEPQPSRLSPQFAYYHLISENARQYLEAAATGVGYPAVGDKEFNAIAVSLPPLPEQQRIAAYLDASCAAIDAAVTAKRRQLDTLDALRKAIIQRAVTRGISDRVVLESTGNAWMESIPRGWRLVCLKRIAEIQGGLTLGKQYDGPLIERPYLRVGNVQDGHLDLADVSVIELPASVAAGVELRPNDVLMTEGGDLDKLGRGHVWKGEIPGCLHQNHIFAVRCTLHKLKPTFLAYVTAAKYGRDYFEATGKKTTNLACTNATKVGEFPIPLPPLTEQEAICAHLEEELGELKGIVSCIESQIATLTAYRKSLIHECVTGRRQVTDEDVRRAGHSERSQPTERMA; translated from the coding sequence ATGAGTGGTGTCCCGACGGGCTGGGCAAGCGATCGCCTTAAGGACGTCGCTGCGATCAACGCGGTCGCGCTGTCCGCTGGGACAGACCCCGACTACGAGTTCGACTACCTTGAGATCTCGAACGTCGACTACCACGGCATCGTTGACCCGAATGCCATCGAACGACTTCGTTTCGAAGATGCGCCGTCGCGCGCGCGGCGAGGGGTGGCTGCCGGGAGTACCGTGATTTCATCAGTGAGGCCGAATCTGCAGGCTGTCGCCTTCTTTCCGGATGCTCCGCCACACTTCGTATGTTCAACCGGCTTCAATGTCGTGGAGCCACAACCGAGCAGGCTGTCACCGCAATTCGCCTACTACCACCTTATATCCGAGAACGCGCGCCAGTATTTAGAGGCGGCAGCAACCGGTGTTGGCTATCCCGCAGTTGGGGACAAGGAATTCAACGCCATAGCGGTCTCGCTACCGCCCTTGCCCGAGCAACAGCGCATCGCGGCGTATCTGGATGCGAGTTGCGCAGCAATTGACGCGGCGGTCACCGCCAAGCGCCGTCAACTCGACACCCTCGACGCACTCCGCAAGGCCATCATTCAACGTGCTGTCACACGCGGCATCTCAGACCGCGTCGTTCTGGAATCGACCGGCAATGCGTGGATGGAGAGCATTCCGCGTGGTTGGAGACTTGTCTGCCTCAAGCGCATCGCTGAAATTCAGGGCGGCCTCACTCTCGGTAAGCAATACGACGGGCCGCTCATCGAGCGTCCGTACTTGCGTGTCGGCAATGTGCAGGACGGCCACCTCGATCTGGCGGACGTGTCCGTGATTGAACTTCCCGCCAGCGTAGCGGCAGGTGTCGAGCTTCGTCCCAACGATGTGTTGATGACCGAGGGCGGCGACCTTGACAAGCTTGGCCGGGGCCACGTGTGGAAGGGCGAGATACCGGGATGCCTGCACCAAAACCACATTTTCGCGGTGCGTTGCACCCTCCACAAGCTGAAGCCGACGTTCCTCGCCTATGTCACTGCTGCCAAGTACGGGCGCGATTACTTCGAGGCTACCGGAAAAAAGACAACCAACCTCGCATGCACGAACGCCACCAAGGTCGGCGAGTTTCCCATTCCGTTGCCCCCGTTGACCGAACAAGAAGCTATTTGCGCTCACCTTGAAGAGGAACTCGGCGAACTGAAGGGCATCGTCAGCTGCATCGAATCCCAGATCGCCACCCTCACCGCCTACCGCAAGTCGCTGATTCATGAGTGCGTCACCGGCCGGCGGCAAGTGACCGACGAGGACGTGCGGCGCGCAGGGCACAGCGAGAGAAGTCAGCCGACGGAGCGCATGGCATGA